The window ATGGCGGCACGTTCGCGCCGGGCTCGACGCCGCAGACCTCGATGACCGTCGCTGGCAATCTGGGCTTCCAGTCCGGCGCGACCTACCTGGTGCACGTCAGCATGTCTGGCATGACTTCGGCCAATGTTTCGGGCACCGCGTTTCTCGGCGGAACGGTGACATTCCCGGCGTCCTCGGGATGGCAGAACTGGACGGTGATCAAGAGCATCCTGCATGCGGACGCGCTGAACGGCACGTTCGCCGGCGTCAGCGCGCCGCGCGGATATACCGCCAGCCTCAGCTACAGCCTCACCGACGTGACGCTGACCGCCGTCGGCGGCTTCTCCAGCGACCTGACGCTGTCGCGCAACCATGCGGCGCTGGTGACCGCGCATGACAGCTACTTCTACAACGGCGGTGCGCTGCCGGCGCGCTTCGACGCGGTGTTGGCCCTGAGCGGCAGCAATCTCACCAACGCGCTGACCCAGATCTCCGGCGAGACGACCACCGGCGGACACCAGGCCAGCCTCAATGCGGCGACGCAATTCGTCGGCGCGATGTCCGATCCGACCATTGCCGGCCGCGGCCGCGATGGGACGTCGGCGATTGCGTACGCCGAGCAGGGCGATGCGATCAGTTCTTACGCAGCGCGCGAGAAGCGTTCCGGCGCGGCGCGCGATGCGTTTGCCATGATCACCAAGGCGGCGCCGACGGTGCCGGCGTTCCGGCCGTTCTGGAACGTGTGGGCGTCCGGCTTCGGCGGCACCCAGACCACCGACGGCAATGCATCGACCGGATCGAACACATCGACCAGCCGGATCGGCGGCGTCGCGGTCGGCGCCGACTATCATCTGTCGCCGCAGACTGTGGCCGGCTTCGCGCTGGCCGGCGGCGCGACGAACTTCAGCGTCATCGGCGGCGGCTCGGGGCGTTCCGACCTGTTCCAGCTCGGCGGCTTCGTGCGCCACACGATCGGCTCGGCCTATGTCACGGCGGCGGCGGCCTATGGCTGGCAGGACGTCACCACCGACCGCGTGGTGGCGGTCGGCGGCGTCGATCAGTTGCGCGCCAACTTCAACACCAACAGCTATTCGGCGCGGCTCGAGGCGGGCAATCGCTTCGTCACGCCATGGCTCGGCGGCATCGGGCTGACGCCTTACGCCGCGGCGCAGGTGACCGCGCTCGACCTGCCGGCCTATGCGGAGACGACGCTGTCGGGACCGGCCACCTTCGCGCTCAGCTACGCCGCGAAGACGGTCACCGCGCCGCGAACCGAGCTCGGCCTGCGCAGCGACAGATCGTTCGCGGTGAACGATGCGATCCTCACTCTGCGCGGTCGCGCGGCGTGGGCGCACGACTACAACATCGATCGCGCCGCATCGGCGACGTTTCAATCGTTGCCCGGCGCATCCTTCGTCGTCAACGGCGCGGCGCAGGCGCATGACGCGGCACTCACGACCGCGTCGGCGGAAATGACGTTCATCAGCGGCATCTCGCTCGCCGCGACCTTCGAGGGCGAATTCTCCGAGGTGACGCGCAGCTACGCCGGCAAGGGTGTCGTGCGCTACGCCTGGTAACTTTGCGTCGCATGGCGGCGTGCGCAGAATGATCCGTGCCGCGGCGATGACGGCACTATTGACCCCGTCCCAGGTCTCCTGTTCCCGGTGTTCTTCCCTGCTCATCTTTCGGCCCCAAACGTGTTAATTTGAGCTAAACAGGGATGGCTCAAGGAGCTTCCTCATGCGTACCCGCATGAGCCGAGCTGGCGCGAGGGACTTGTCATGAACCTAACGAGTCCTGCCAATGAGCCCGAACGCCTTGGAGCGCTGAAAAACTACGCCATCGTCGACACGTTTCCAGAAGTTGGATTCGACGAAATCGCCGAACTGGCGGCGCAGATTTGCGACTGTCCCGCCGCCCTGGTCAGTTTCGTCGATGCATCGCGGCAATGGATTAAAGCGAAGTATGGTCTTCTTCCAGCGGAGCTTACCGAATGCCCGCGGGAAATTTCGATTTGTCAGGCCACGATCTGCAACAACGACATCCTCTACATTCCTGACCTCACAAAGGATCAAAGATTCAATACCAGCCCGCTGGTGACGGGCGATTTGCACATCAGCTTCTACTGCGGCATTCCACTCATCACGCAAGACGGTTATGCCCTGGGCACTTTGTGCGTCATCGACTTCAAGCCGCGCGAACTCAGCTTCGAGCAGCAGGAGGCACTCAGGCGGCTATCACGGCAGACAATGGTTCACCTCGAATTGCGCCGGCAGTTGCTTCAGCGCAACGAGATGCTGGTTGAACTGGGACGCGCGCGCGACCGCGCAGTTGCCGAGAAAGCCATATCGGACCGACTGCTCCTGAATATCCTGCCGCCATCCATCGCAGAGGAGCTTAAGACAAATGAGCGCGTTCAGCCGCGATTCTTCGACTCTGCCACCGTGATCTTTATCGATTTCAGCGGCTTCACCCGCCTCGTCGAAACGATGGAGCCGGCGAGCGTCATTGATCAGCTCGACCAACACTTCACCAAGTTCGACGATATCATGGCAAATCATCGTCTGGAAAAGCTCAAGACAATCGGAGATGCCTATCTCGCCGTTGGCGGCGTACCGGAACCCAATCGCTCGCACGCAATTGATGCCGCGTTGTGTGCGCTGCAGGTCCTCGATCACCTGACCAGGCTCAATCGGCAACGGGAGAAGCTGCACTTGCCAGCCTGGCAGGTGAGAATCGGAATTAATACCGGGCCAGTCATCGCGGGCGTCGTCGGCAAACACAAATTCACCTACGATATTTGGGGGAACACCGTGAATATTGCCGAGCGCGTGGAAGCCGCCGGCGCTCCGGGCCGCATCAGTATTGCCGAGTCGACCTGGCAGCACATCAACACGCGCTTCGAGACAGACGCCCGCGGCGCTGTCGAAGTGAAGCACAAGGGTCTGGTGAACATGTATTACCTCAATCGCATCAGATCTGAATTTGCCTCTGATTCAGCCGGGATGATGCCCAACGACCGATTTTGGAAATGAGAGCGCTCTTACGCCGCCGCCTGTGCGTCGCGCTGACGGAAGAACGTCTGCTCGCGGGACCGGCAGAGCCGGTGGCTCAGTAAGGCGCAGCCCGCCGGATTCACGCCGGCGGGGTTTGCTTTGCACAGCCTGTGTTTCAACGGATCTGTGTTTCAACGGATCTGCGTTTCAACAGTCTTTATCGGCCGCCGGTCCTGCAGGCTTGTCACCCTGGGCCTGCTGCGCAGCGGTTGGCTGTCCCTGCATCTGCTTCTGAGCATCCTCAGCGGAGGTTGGTCCACCGGCAGCCGCGCGGTTCATCGTGTCGGTAGGTGGATGCTGGCCGGTATTCGCCGATCCGGTGGTCATCGTCTGGCCAGTATTTCCCACCGTGGGACCCGCGCCTGCGTCCCGCATCTGCGCGGACTTGCCGACGGTGTCGCAGGGGCCGGCCTGCGCGGCGCCAACACTCAACGCCAATATCGCAC is drawn from Nitrobacteraceae bacterium AZCC 2146 and contains these coding sequences:
- a CDS encoding adenylate cyclase (product_source=KO:K01768; cath_funfam=3.30.70.1230; cog=COG2114; ko=KO:K01768; pfam=PF00211,PF01590; smart=SM00044,SM00065; superfamily=55073,55781), yielding MNLTSPANEPERLGALKNYAIVDTFPEVGFDEIAELAAQICDCPAALVSFVDASRQWIKAKYGLLPAELTECPREISICQATICNNDILYIPDLTKDQRFNTSPLVTGDLHISFYCGIPLITQDGYALGTLCVIDFKPRELSFEQQEALRRLSRQTMVHLELRRQLLQRNEMLVELGRARDRAVAEKAISDRLLLNILPPSIAEELKTNERVQPRFFDSATVIFIDFSGFTRLVETMEPASVIDQLDQHFTKFDDIMANHRLEKLKTIGDAYLAVGGVPEPNRSHAIDAALCALQVLDHLTRLNRQREKLHLPAWQVRIGINTGPVIAGVVGKHKFTYDIWGNTVNIAERVEAAGAPGRISIAESTWQHINTRFETDARGAVEVKHKGLVNMYYLNRIRSEFASDSAGMMPNDRFWK
- a CDS encoding hypothetical protein (product_source=Hypo-rule applied; cleavage_site_network=SignalP-noTM); translated protein: MTMKQLSLAGCAILALSVGAAQAGPCDTVGKSAQMRDAGAGPTVGNTGQTMTTGSANTGQHPPTDTMNRAAAGGPTSAEDAQKQMQGQPTAAQQAQGDKPAGPAADKDC